In a genomic window of Cynocephalus volans isolate mCynVol1 chromosome 1, mCynVol1.pri, whole genome shotgun sequence:
- the LOC134363041 gene encoding syncytin-1-like — MATSIFFLIVGLSGQLPKVQSGFGDPGLAHQLVNKQCGKPCDCKGGTVSSPPTSYISVVDCDTHSAYLSSSSPAYSCVEKPKFIASSGGSLKPCPCSTFAESMHSTCYSSYQLCTSGNQTYFTATLIKNYAGTFGGDLAGPPSAVGLASNKYAQASCTGSVGQPVCWPTTPLVHISDGRGPQDQTRILKVETKIQEMHDILFPQLTYHPLALPKNRGDLGLDPQTSNLLYATRKSLNATNPDLAQNCWLCLIVGQPVPVAFPALSFNYCDGHQCSLTFPLQVQPLQFYNATCFISPSVNNSFEVDVGFATFANCQSFINISTSLCSHNSSVSVCGSNEAYTQLPTNWTGLCVLALLLPDVDVISGSEPVPVPTFEHIAGRSKRAVQFIPLLAGLGISAAVATGTAGLTHSLSQYTKLSTQLILDVQALSQTIQDLQDQLDSLAEVVLQNRRGLDLLTAEQGGVCLALQERCCFYANKSGIVRDRIKQLQDDLEKRRKQLAENPLWTGLNGFLPYLLPFLGPLVGLLLLLSLGPFLLNKVTAFVKQQIEAIQARPIQVHYQRLEMQEQSGAYIPPHSP, encoded by the coding sequence ATGGCAACCAgcattttcttcttgattgttgGTTTGTCTGGTCAACTGCCCAAGGTCCAGTCTGGCTTTGGAGATCCTGGACTCGCTCACCAATTGGTGAACAAACAGTGCGGAAAACCATGTGATTGCAAGGGTGGGACCGTTTCTAGTCCTCCTACATCATACATATCTGTTGTAGATTGTGACACCCATTCAGCTTATTTGTCCTCATCATCTCCCGCTTATAGTTGTGTTGAAAAACCTAAGTTCATAGCCAGCAGTGGTGGTAGCCTTAAGCCATGTCCTTGCAGCACGTTTGCTGAATCTATGCATAGCACTTGTTATTCTTCATACCAATTGTGCACTTCTGGAAACCAAACATACTTCACAGCCACCCTGATTAAAAATTATGCAGGGACTTTTGGAGGGGATCTTGCAGGTCCCCCTTCTGCTGTTGGGCTTGCCTCAAATAAGTATGCCCAAGCCTCTTGTACAGGTTCAGTAGGTCAACCTGTTTGTTGGCCCACCACTCCCCTCGTTCACATATCTGATGGAAGAGGCCCTCAAGACCAAACTAGAAttctaaaagtggaaacaaaaattcaagaaatgcatGACATTTTGTTTCCTCAACTTACCTATCAccccctggccctgcccaagaACAGGGGTGATTTAGGGCTTGATCCTCAGACCTCCAACCTTCTTTATGCAACTCGTAAGTCGCTTAATGCCACCAATCCTGATCTTGCTCAAAATTGTTGGCTCTGTCTGATAGTAGGACAGCCTGTCCCTGTTGCTTTTCCcgctttgtcttttaattattgtgATGGTCATCAGTGTTCATTAACTTTCCCTTTGCAGGTACAACCTTTACAGTTTTATAATGCTACTTGTTTCATTTCCCCCTCAGTTAATAATAGTTTTGAGGTCGATGTTGGGTTTGCTACATTTGCAAATTGTCAGTCGTTTATCAACATTTCTACTTCCTTGTGTTCCCATAACAGTTCAGTCTCTGTCTGCGGTAGCAATGAAGCTTATACCCAATTACCCACTAACTGGACAGGGTTATGTGTTTTGGCTCTCCTTCTGCCTGATGTAGATGTTATATCTGGGAGCGAACCTGTCCCTGTCCCTACTTTTGAGCATATAGCTGGAAGATCTAAAAGGGCTGTACAGTTTATTCCTTTACTTGCTGGTTTGGGAATTTCTGCAGCAGTTGCTACTGGAACTGCCGGTCTCACCCATTCTCTATCTCAATATACAAAATTGTCTACCCAGCTGATTTTGGATGTACAAGCCCTTTCCCAAACTATACAGGACCTCCAAGACCAATTAGATTCCCTGGCAGAAGTAGTCTTACAAAACAGAAGAGGTCTCGATTTACTAACTGCAGAACAAGGAGGTGTTTGTTTAGCCCTACAGGAaagatgctgcttctatgccaacaAATCCGGGATAGTTCGAGACCGTATCAAACAACTGCAAGACgacttagaaaagagaagaaaacaactggcAGAAAACCCCCTTTGGACTGGGCTTAATGGATTCCTGCCTTATCTCTTACCCTTTTTAGGGCCGCTTGTGGGCTTgcttctcttgctttctttggggccctttttacttaataaagtcaCAGCCTTTGTTAAACAACAAATTGAGGCTATTCAGGCAAGGCCTATACAGGTACATTATCAACGCCTTgagatgcaagaacaaagtggtGCCTATATACCACCACATTCACCTTAA